From Pseudomonas alcaligenes, a single genomic window includes:
- a CDS encoding HDOD domain-containing protein, which translates to MPTQKSAPRTLDGWLQQLDGARLPITLGQQERVRRYLLDSRRSLRDIAEQIQHCPTFALLLLREVNRKSNSFSEPAETLEMALNRLGLKRTEALLGQMATVADNQLPAALGQLQLISLHASQQANGLFAGRLARLWQEIHWGSLLLLAPLWPLVFTQPELFAAWEERVLRRGEPAARVERELLGVPLLQLCLALARHWRLPEWIVQSYRLLVEDRRLLVKALHIAHDNEHPLHQQQMLDADPALRRWLSQPANSILLANGLALSSHQNWSCPHSLRWQRLTGLYLQTALGEVQQLIHQQAVISARQHAQPGLWHPAQALLWPWDACHLQASPAAPAAALPDSSALAQWKQQCTRLLAEPSPFANVLQLTDCARQALLAGGMPRLLVLLADRNHTRLLAQQSAGLPVEAGQLRLDPAQSQVLRRLLSQAGQLRLTPANVAQFSALLPGSLKALFPSEHLLLRSLASNGRVVMLLVADQQGAAISDAQLQVFGKTAQCIERALATFAKRGS; encoded by the coding sequence ATGCCCACTCAGAAATCCGCTCCGCGTACTCTCGATGGCTGGCTCCAGCAGCTCGACGGCGCTCGCCTGCCGATTACCCTCGGCCAGCAGGAGCGGGTACGTCGCTACCTGCTCGACAGCCGCCGCTCGCTGCGCGACATCGCCGAGCAGATCCAGCACTGCCCGACCTTCGCCCTGCTCCTGCTGCGCGAGGTCAACCGCAAGAGCAACAGCTTCAGCGAGCCAGCGGAAACCCTGGAGATGGCGCTCAACCGCTTGGGCCTCAAGCGCACCGAAGCCCTGCTCGGACAGATGGCCACGGTCGCCGACAACCAGCTGCCCGCCGCCCTCGGCCAGCTGCAGCTGATCAGCCTGCACGCCTCGCAGCAGGCCAACGGCCTGTTCGCCGGCCGCCTGGCGCGCCTGTGGCAGGAGATCCACTGGGGCAGCCTGCTGCTGCTCGCCCCGCTGTGGCCGCTGGTCTTCACCCAGCCGGAACTGTTCGCCGCCTGGGAAGAACGTGTGCTGCGCCGCGGCGAGCCAGCCGCGCGGGTAGAGCGCGAGCTGCTCGGCGTACCGCTGCTGCAGCTATGCCTGGCGCTGGCCCGGCACTGGCGCCTGCCCGAGTGGATAGTGCAGAGCTACCGCCTGCTGGTGGAAGACCGCCGCCTGCTGGTCAAGGCCTTGCATATCGCCCACGACAACGAACACCCACTGCACCAGCAGCAGATGCTGGATGCCGACCCGGCCCTGCGCCGCTGGCTCAGCCAGCCGGCCAACAGCATCCTGCTGGCCAACGGTCTGGCGCTGTCCAGCCACCAGAACTGGAGCTGCCCGCACAGCCTGCGCTGGCAGCGCCTGACCGGCCTGTACCTGCAGACCGCCCTGGGCGAGGTGCAGCAGCTGATCCACCAGCAGGCTGTCATCAGCGCCCGCCAGCATGCCCAGCCCGGACTCTGGCACCCCGCACAGGCCCTGCTGTGGCCCTGGGATGCCTGTCACCTGCAGGCCAGCCCGGCCGCGCCGGCCGCCGCCCTGCCCGACAGCAGCGCCCTGGCGCAGTGGAAACAGCAGTGCACCCGCCTGCTGGCCGAGCCCTCACCGTTCGCCAACGTGCTGCAGCTGACCGACTGCGCGCGCCAGGCCCTGCTGGCCGGCGGCATGCCGCGCCTGCTGGTGCTGCTGGCCGACCGCAACCATACCCGCCTGCTGGCCCAGCAAAGCGCCGGCCTGCCCGTCGAGGCCGGCCAGCTGCGCCTCGACCCGGCACAGAGCCAGGTACTGCGCCGCCTGCTGAGCCAGGCCGGGCAACTGCGCCTGACCCCGGCCAACGTGGCGCAGTTCTCCGCCCTGCTGCCGGGTAGCCTGAAGGCGCTGTTCCCCAGCGAGCACCTGCTGCTGCGCTCGCTGGCCAGCAATGGCCGGGTGGTGATGCTGCTGGTGGCCGACCAGCAGGGTGCCGCCATCAGCGATGCGCAACTGCAGGTGTTCGGCAAGACCGCCCAGTGCATCGAGCGCGCCCTCGCCACCTTCGCCAAGCGCGGCAGCTGA
- the motA gene encoding flagellar motor stator protein MotA: MAKIIGIIVVFASVLGGYVLSHGKIAALIQPFEVMIIGGAALGAFLQANPGSAFMHVMKKSLGMFSSRFTHTFYLEILKLLYEILNKSRREGMMAIEADVEDPNASPIFSKYPGILKDAGMTAYICDYLRIMSSGNMAPHELEGLFDMEIASLKEELDHPAHAVARIADGLPGFGIVAAVLGIVVTMALLGEVAQAELGVHVGAALVGTFLGILAAYGFFGPLAVSLEHDAKEELNVYEAIKATLVSSASGMPPTLAVEFGRKVLFPAHRPSFSELEQAMRGS; this comes from the coding sequence ATGGCAAAAATCATCGGCATCATCGTCGTATTCGCCAGCGTGCTCGGCGGTTACGTGTTGTCCCACGGTAAGATCGCCGCGCTGATCCAGCCCTTCGAGGTAATGATCATCGGCGGGGCCGCACTGGGCGCCTTCCTCCAGGCCAACCCGGGCAGTGCCTTCATGCACGTCATGAAGAAGTCGCTGGGCATGTTCAGCTCGCGCTTCACCCACACCTTCTACCTGGAAATCCTCAAGCTGCTCTACGAGATCCTCAACAAGAGCCGCCGCGAAGGCATGATGGCCATCGAGGCGGATGTCGAGGATCCCAACGCCAGCCCGATCTTCAGCAAGTACCCGGGCATCCTCAAGGATGCCGGGATGACTGCCTACATCTGCGACTACCTGCGCATCATGTCCTCCGGCAACATGGCGCCGCACGAGCTGGAAGGCCTGTTCGACATGGAGATCGCCAGCCTCAAGGAAGAACTGGATCATCCGGCCCACGCGGTGGCGCGGATCGCCGATGGCCTGCCGGGCTTCGGTATCGTGGCCGCGGTACTCGGCATCGTGGTGACCATGGCGCTGCTCGGCGAAGTGGCGCAGGCCGAACTGGGCGTGCACGTGGGGGCGGCGCTGGTCGGTACCTTCCTCGGTATTCTTGCCGCCTACGGCTTCTTCGGCCCGCTGGCGGTGAGCCTGGAGCACGACGCCAAGGAAGAGCTGAACGTCTACGAGGCGATCAAGGCCACCCTGGTGTCCTCGGCTTCCGGCATGCCACCGACCCTGGCCGTGGAGTTCGGCCGCAAGGTGCTGTTTCCGGCCCATCGACCCAGCTTCAGCGAGCTGGAGCAGGCGATGCGCGGTAGCTGA
- the motB gene encoding flagellar motor protein MotB translates to MENNQPIIVKRVKKTAAGHHGGAWKIAFADFATAMMAFFLVLWLMSSATPEQKKAISGYFQDPIGYTESASPYVIDLGGTPTPAPDRTLNPELKDAPDAMESAVDAEDTPEQLEAKQAEQMAEQVEKERLEMLLQELQTKVDENPQLQKFKDQILFEITQDGLRIQIMDAENRPMFDLGSARLQPYFEDILLILAETIKEVPNKISVSGHTDAKPFAGQAEFGNWELSANRANAARRALTAGGYPDERVARVVGYASSALFDRNDPLNPVNRRIDIIVLTKKAQRAIEGEQDGDGAGSAAPAPAPLDALPVPAPAPDPSAPVQPRELREKLNIFEDGALKFDEPKE, encoded by the coding sequence ATGGAAAACAACCAGCCGATCATCGTCAAGCGGGTCAAGAAGACCGCTGCCGGGCACCATGGCGGGGCCTGGAAGATCGCCTTCGCCGACTTCGCCACGGCGATGATGGCGTTCTTCCTGGTGCTGTGGCTGATGTCCTCGGCCACGCCGGAGCAGAAGAAGGCGATTTCCGGCTATTTCCAGGATCCGATCGGCTACACCGAGAGTGCCAGCCCCTACGTCATTGACCTCGGCGGCACGCCGACGCCGGCGCCGGATCGCACCCTCAATCCGGAACTGAAAGACGCGCCGGATGCCATGGAGTCGGCGGTCGATGCCGAAGACACTCCCGAGCAGCTCGAGGCCAAGCAGGCTGAGCAGATGGCCGAGCAGGTCGAGAAGGAACGCCTGGAGATGCTCCTGCAGGAGCTGCAGACCAAGGTCGACGAGAACCCGCAGCTGCAGAAGTTCAAGGATCAGATCCTCTTCGAGATCACCCAGGACGGCCTGCGCATCCAGATCATGGATGCCGAGAACCGGCCGATGTTCGACCTCGGCAGTGCGCGCCTGCAGCCGTACTTCGAGGACATCCTGCTGATCCTCGCCGAGACCATCAAGGAAGTGCCGAACAAGATCAGCGTCAGCGGTCACACCGATGCCAAACCGTTCGCTGGCCAGGCCGAGTTCGGCAACTGGGAACTGTCGGCCAACCGCGCCAACGCCGCGCGCCGCGCCCTGACCGCCGGCGGCTACCCGGACGAGCGGGTGGCGCGGGTGGTGGGTTATGCCTCGTCGGCGCTGTTCGACCGCAACGATCCGCTTAACCCGGTGAACCGCCGCATCGACATCATCGTCCTGACCAAGAAGGCCCAGCGTGCCATCGAGGGCGAGCAGGATGGCGATGGTGCGGGCAGCGCGGCACCGGCTCCGGCACCGCTCGATGCGCTGCCGGTACCGGCCCCGGCGCCTGACCCGAGTGCCCCGGTGCAGCCGCGCGAACTGCGCGAGAAGCTGAATATCTTCGAGGACGGTGCGCTCAAGTTCGACGAGCCCAAGGAATAA
- the rsgA gene encoding small ribosomal subunit biogenesis GTPase RsgA has product MAKRQLTRRQNWRIDKVQEERAARAAKRESRMLEELEGGDLGPEQTGLVIAHFGVQVEVEALEGELAGQVQRCHLRANLPTLVTGDRVVWRPGNQGNGVIVAQLPRTSELCRPDMRGQLKPVAGNVDLIVIVFAPLPHAHANLIDRYLIAAEHAGIQPQLLLNKADLIDEENAEHLNGLLTTYRQLGYPLLEVSAHEGDGMDQLKARLDGHVSVFVGQSGVGKSSLVNSLLPGVDTRVGPLSEVTGKGTHTTTTARLFHFPGGGELIDSPGIREFGLGHVSRDDVEAGFIEFRDLLGTCRFRDCKHDREPGCALLKALEDGRIQPQRMASYRHILASLPTSEY; this is encoded by the coding sequence ATGGCCAAACGCCAACTCACCCGCCGCCAGAACTGGCGCATCGACAAGGTTCAGGAAGAGCGTGCTGCCCGCGCTGCCAAGCGCGAGTCGCGCATGCTCGAAGAACTGGAGGGTGGCGACCTCGGCCCGGAACAGACCGGCCTGGTAATCGCCCACTTCGGCGTACAGGTCGAGGTCGAGGCGCTGGAAGGCGAACTGGCCGGCCAGGTGCAGCGCTGCCACCTGCGCGCCAACCTGCCCACCCTGGTCACCGGCGACCGCGTGGTCTGGCGCCCCGGCAACCAGGGCAACGGAGTTATCGTCGCCCAGCTACCGCGCACTTCCGAGCTGTGCCGCCCGGACATGCGCGGCCAGCTCAAGCCGGTGGCCGGCAACGTCGACCTGATCGTCATCGTCTTCGCCCCGCTGCCGCACGCCCACGCCAACCTGATCGACCGCTACCTGATCGCCGCCGAGCACGCCGGTATCCAGCCGCAGCTGCTGCTGAACAAGGCCGACCTGATCGACGAGGAAAACGCCGAGCACCTCAACGGCCTGCTCACCACCTACCGCCAGCTGGGCTACCCGCTGCTGGAAGTGTCGGCCCACGAAGGCGATGGCATGGATCAGTTGAAGGCACGCCTGGATGGCCATGTCAGCGTATTCGTCGGCCAGTCCGGGGTCGGCAAGTCGTCGCTGGTCAACAGCCTGCTGCCGGGCGTCGACACCCGCGTCGGCCCGCTGTCGGAAGTCACCGGCAAGGGCACCCACACCACCACCACCGCGCGGCTGTTCCACTTCCCCGGCGGCGGTGAGCTGATCGACTCGCCCGGCATCCGCGAATTCGGCCTCGGCCATGTCAGCCGTGACGATGTGGAAGCCGGCTTCATCGAGTTCCGCGACCTGCTCGGCACCTGCCGCTTCCGCGACTGCAAGCACGACCGCGAGCCTGGCTGTGCCCTGCTCAAAGCCCTGGAAGACGGCCGCATCCAGCCGCAGCGGATGGCCAGCTACCGGCATATCCTGGCCAGCCTGCCGACCAGCGAATACTAA